The Christiangramia flava JLT2011 region AGGGTTAGTAAGGAAGTAATCGGTTGTATTATCTTCCTGACTACGAATTTATTAAATTATAAAATGCAGACAGGAGGGGATTTTTCCGGATTTTTTCAATTAACAATTATGAATGATCAAATGTTCAATTTGAAAATTTGTCAATTTGAAGATTTGAAAATGTTTTTAGTTTAAAGTTCATGATTTAGAGTTCGTGGTTCGGCGTCAGTAAGTAGTGGGTAGCAGGCAATAGACAGATCTTTAATTTGGAAATGAGGCAATTTGAAGATTTGAAAATGATACCCGTTCGGAGTTTTGGGTTTGTAGTTCGTAGATTTTGGCATGATCAGTTGTCAACTCTTAGGAGAGCGAAGAGTCTCCTGATTGAAGCTGTAGGCCGTATGCGATAAGCTTTAAGCTAGTGCGGAGTTCAGAGTTATGAGTTCGGAGTTATAAGTTATGAGTTGTCTGTTGTGAGTAATGGGTTGCAAGAGGAGATATAGAAAGTATAGGAAAAACATAGGTAAAGCATAGGGAAGGTATAGGGAAGGGGTATGGGAAGGCCTGAATTTACTGGGGTGAGCGAAAAAAATGCCCTTACAAAAGTTATATTTTCGATCAAAAGTGAACAAGAGTTATCAAAAGAGTGAAAAAGCCCTTATACGATCAAATCGGTCAAAAGCATCCCTTTCGGTCAAAAGCTTATGCGGTTGTTTTACAGAAGGTTAATGTGAATTAGATTCGTTCATTATTAACCTTAAAACCATAAAATTATGGCAAAGAACAATGGGATCTTAAAGATCGAAGGAACCCTTCAGGACCTGACCTTTTACAAGGGACAGGACGGGTACCTGGTAAAGACCAAGAGCGGAGTTTCCAAAAAGCGCATCATGCATGATCCGGCTTTTGTGAGAACCAGAGAAAACCTGAGCGAATTTGCAGAAAGCGCCAGCGCCGGAAAGATGCTGAGGCTTGCACTGAATGAACTGTTGCAGCAGGCAAAGGATAACCGCGTAACCAGCCGACTTACCCAGCGTATGAGCAAAGTCCAAAAACTCGATACGGTGAATCTGCGAGGGAAACGTACCGTGCAACAAGGATTAACTACTGTACCGGGACGTTTATTACTGGAGAATTTTAACTTTAACGATAAGGCTCCCATGGAGTCGGTTTTACTAGCACAATATTCTGTAGATACACAGAACGGGGAGGTGAGTATTCCAAACTTTATCCCGATGATCAACCTCTCGGTGCCCGAAGGGAGTACCCATGTAAGCCTCAGATCGGCCTTTATCGCTGTTGATTTTTCCAGTGGTAAATTTTCGGGAGGAGTGAGCCCGGCAGAAAACCTGGCACTGAATATGACCAAGACCGATGTACTGCTAACGCCAGATTCGATACCTACCGGAACAGGTAATACATTTATCCTGTTGCTTGTTGAGTTCTTCCAGATGGTCAATAACAACCAGTATGCCTTAAGGAATGGTGCATTCAATTCACTATCTACCCTTTCGGTAGAATAGATCATTGATCATTATTTATTTCAAGGCTCCTTCGGGAGCCTTTTTTATTTTTTATTGTTACGAAAGTTGAATAGGATTGATATATTTAGGCTGTCATAAATTACAGGAATTTGTTGGAGAAAAAGGAAAAAATACCGCTATTCTGGTGGAGCGAAACCAGGTTAATGGGTAAGAAGAAGGAAAATTACGGAGACCTGCTTTCCAGATACCTGGTGGAAAAAATTTCAGGTAAGGAAGCAGAATGGATACAACCCCAAAAAATACCCTGGTATAAAAGATCAAAGACAAATTATCTGGCTGCGGGAAGTATTATTCATCATGTAAATGAGAAAAGTATTGTCTGGGGGAGTGGAATTATAGATCATCGACAAAAAATCAGGAAAGCTGATTTCCGGGCGGTAAGAGGCCCAGAAACCAGGAAATATCTTCAGGAAAAAGGATATGATTGTCCAGACATTTATGGTGATCCGGCTTTATTGTTACCAGATTATTTTAATCCAAAGCTTAAGAAAAAATTCAAATTAGGCATTATTCCTCATTACAACGATCTTGTGCAGGTGAAAAAAGAATATGGAAATATAGATGGAATAAAAATAATAGATATGATGACCAATGATGTAGAAGAAACCACAATGGAAATCCTTGAATGTGAAAGGATTATTTCCTCTTCACTTCACGGTGTGATTGTTTCCCATGCATATGATATTCCGGTTATTTGTGTTAAATTTTCAAACCGTGTATTCGGGGACGGTATCAAGTATAAGGATTATTATGCCTCTATTGGATATGAGGATTTTTCACAAATAGATTTAAGCTCTTACCTGAAGCCGGAAGAACTTGAGCAACTTTTTAAAAATGCTTTTCAGCCTAGGCAGGAGAAGATGAAAGAACTAAAGAGAGGGCTTATGAGAGTTTGTCCTTTTTTAAAGAATTCCTAGTTAGGTTTTACTAAATTGCCAGTAATTGAGCCATGGAAAATCTAAACCAGCAAAAGAATAAAGAACACTACGAAAAGGTTTACTCGAGATATTCTATCAGGAATATACTCTGGAAGATCAATCATCTCGATTTTTTCCTCGACACGGCAATTAAGACCGAAACCAGCTGGCATGGTTTATATATGCATGATTTCACTACTAAATTAAAAGGCAAGAAAGTAATGGAATTAGGCTGTGGGGACTGTACAAATGCAGCTGTTATGGCACAACTGGGAGCTGAGGTTTGGGCTAACGATATTGCAGATACTTCGGGAAAGATCATTGAAGAAGTTAATAATGCCCAGGAATTTGAAAATTCTATACATTTTATAGCAGGGGACTTTTTAAGGAATGAGCTGCCTGATCAATCATTTGATATCATTGTCGGCAAGGCTTTTCTGCATCATCTTGAGGTCGAAGAAGAACGCCTTTTTTTAAAGGAATGTGCAAGATTGCTAAAGCCGAAGGGAGAAGCGCGTTTCTTTGAACCGGCTGTAAATAACAGATTGCTTGATGAACTAAGATGGTATACCCCTTTGCCTGGTCGCCGGCCTTCCAAATGGACCCCTAAAAAGTTCAGGGAGTGGAAGAAACAGGATCCTCATCCGGACAGGAGTTTCAGTTCCGGCCATTTCGAAAAAGCAGGAACAGAATTCTTTGGAAAAGTAGAGACATACCCAGTAGGTTCCCTGGAGCGATTTCATCAATTATTACCAGCAAGGAAGCCGATCAATAATAAATATCGCCAATGGGCCTTTAGAAATGAAAAATATCTTCCTTATTTCATTAATCGCAGTTTTGCGAGAAGTCAGTTAATAATTTATAGAGAACCTAAGGAATGGTAAGTGTTTTCATGCTTACATATAACCAGAAAGATTTTATTGCCCAGGCGATAGATGGGGTTTTAATGCAGGAAACTAATTTTCCTGTAACTCTGGTTATCGGTGAAGATTACAGTACTGATGGAACCCGGGAAATATGTATGGATTATGAGAAGAAATTTCCAGACAAAATAAAATTAATCCTTAATGAAAAAAATCTAGGGCTGGGCGCAAATTATGTAAAGACATTAAGTGCCTGTGGGCATAAATATGTTGCAATATGTGACGGAGATGACTATTGGACTGATCCCTTAAAACTTCAGAAACAGGTAGATTTCCTTGAAAACAATCCGGGTTTCGATATTGTATTTACAAATAATGAAAATCTTTATCCTTCCGGGAAGATAGACATTAGGGACACTAACAAAATCCCGGAGGTATCTTCTTTTGTAGATATAGTTCATGGTAATTACGTAGCTTCGGTTACCGTAATCTTTCGTAACCAACCTTTGCCGGAATCTATGAAAGAATGGATAAAAGGTCTTCCTTTTGGCGATTGGCCTACTTACCTATGGATACTAAAAGATGGAGGTAAAGTCAAGTTTATAAACGAGGTGACAGCTGTATATCGTAAAGACTTTGGGACTTCAGCGAAGCTTAGGGAATCAAGGTTTAAAATGGGAGAAATAAATCTTTATATTTTAAGAAATCTTAAAGCAGATCTTCATTTTCAAAACCGAAAGAAGGAACTCCGAAAAAGTATGGTAAACTATAAGAAAGGACTGATGGCCAGTTATAATATTGAAAACCGACATCTATCTTCCTTTTTAATTTTTGCAGATCTTTTTTTTAAAATGAGTAAGAAAAATCTTTTAAAGGCTTATCTATATTCCCTAAAAAGAGGTTTTAAAAATGCTTAAAGAAACTCCAAATCTTATTATTTTAGGTTCTGGTAGAAGTGGCACCAGCATGATTACCGGACTTTTTAATAACGGTAATTTCTTCTTTGGTGATCAAGCTGATTATTTAAAAAAGAACAAAGCTAACCCAAAAGGCTTTTTTGAAGATCTGGAGGTAAATACTATCAATGAAGATATTCTTGCAAGCCGACTCATAAATTTTCCAGAGCCAATAAGGAGGAAATTATTTCCTTCCCATACTTTTTACCGTGCGCGATGGCTTGCAAAAATTCCGGTTTCAATTCAATTTAGAACAACTCCAGATATCCAGGAAAGAATAGAAAAACTGGTTCAAAATGAACCATTTTGCTTTAAAGATCCGCGCTTCAGTTATACTCTTCCCATTTGGAAAAATAGTCTGCCGCCTACTACCAAATTTATAGTGGTTTACCGGGAGCCCGATAAAACAGCAGTAAGTATCTGTAGAGAATGTAGTGAGAGTCCACCTTTAAGAAAATTAAAGATGTCAATTTCAAGAGCCCTTAACATCTGGAAAGCTATGTATACTCACATACTGAAGAATTATGGTAAAGAAACAGAAAAACAAAAATGGCTGTTCATTCATTACAATGAAATTTTTGAAAGTCAAGGCCTGGAAAGGCTTGGAAGATTCGCAAATACAAGCTTAGAAAAGGATTTTGCAGAAAGAAAAATTTCAAGGACCACCAATACCAATATCGATGTTCCTAAAGATGTATTGAAAATTTATAACAGGCTTAATTCATTATCTTCATACCAATGAAAAAAATTCTGTTCATAACTCCAGATGCTTCTCGAACGGGAGCCCCTTTGGTATTGCTTCTATTTTTGCAATGGCTATCAAAAAATAAAGAAGTAGAAATACATCTAACAGCTTTAAGAGGTGGCGATTTGGAAGAAGACTTTCAGGAGACTACAGATTATTTTGTTCGTTTGCCTGGAAAGAAAATGTTCGACCGCCTCAGGGATAAGTTTAAAAAGACTAGATTTCCAATAAACAGATATCCAAAGGATTTTTTGAAAAAACTAAATCAAAATTCCTATGATTTAATTTATGCAAATACCGTTTCGGCTTTGGAACTTGGAGTTCTAATTCATAATAAGCAACCTAATGCTAGATTTATTGTTCATATTCATGAATTACCTACAACTATAAAATTACTTTGTCCTCAATTTGAGATTCTTTCAAAAAAAATTGATCATTTTGTCTGTCCTTCTCGTTT contains the following coding sequences:
- a CDS encoding sulfotransferase domain-containing protein, which codes for MLKETPNLIILGSGRSGTSMITGLFNNGNFFFGDQADYLKKNKANPKGFFEDLEVNTINEDILASRLINFPEPIRRKLFPSHTFYRARWLAKIPVSIQFRTTPDIQERIEKLVQNEPFCFKDPRFSYTLPIWKNSLPPTTKFIVVYREPDKTAVSICRECSESPPLRKLKMSISRALNIWKAMYTHILKNYGKETEKQKWLFIHYNEIFESQGLERLGRFANTSLEKDFAERKISRTTNTNIDVPKDVLKIYNRLNSLSSYQ
- a CDS encoding glycosyltransferase; its protein translation is MLTYNQKDFIAQAIDGVLMQETNFPVTLVIGEDYSTDGTREICMDYEKKFPDKIKLILNEKNLGLGANYVKTLSACGHKYVAICDGDDYWTDPLKLQKQVDFLENNPGFDIVFTNNENLYPSGKIDIRDTNKIPEVSSFVDIVHGNYVASVTVIFRNQPLPESMKEWIKGLPFGDWPTYLWILKDGGKVKFINEVTAVYRKDFGTSAKLRESRFKMGEINLYILRNLKADLHFQNRKKELRKSMVNYKKGLMASYNIENRHLSSFLIFADLFFKMSKKNLLKAYLYSLKRGFKNA
- a CDS encoding class I SAM-dependent methyltransferase → MENLNQQKNKEHYEKVYSRYSIRNILWKINHLDFFLDTAIKTETSWHGLYMHDFTTKLKGKKVMELGCGDCTNAAVMAQLGAEVWANDIADTSGKIIEEVNNAQEFENSIHFIAGDFLRNELPDQSFDIIVGKAFLHHLEVEEERLFLKECARLLKPKGEARFFEPAVNNRLLDELRWYTPLPGRRPSKWTPKKFREWKKQDPHPDRSFSSGHFEKAGTEFFGKVETYPVGSLERFHQLLPARKPINNKYRQWAFRNEKYLPYFINRSFARSQLIIYREPKEW
- a CDS encoding polysaccharide pyruvyl transferase family protein, encoding MEKKEKIPLFWWSETRLMGKKKENYGDLLSRYLVEKISGKEAEWIQPQKIPWYKRSKTNYLAAGSIIHHVNEKSIVWGSGIIDHRQKIRKADFRAVRGPETRKYLQEKGYDCPDIYGDPALLLPDYFNPKLKKKFKLGIIPHYNDLVQVKKEYGNIDGIKIIDMMTNDVEETTMEILECERIISSSLHGVIVSHAYDIPVICVKFSNRVFGDGIKYKDYYASIGYEDFSQIDLSSYLKPEELEQLFKNAFQPRQEKMKELKRGLMRVCPFLKNS